Proteins from a genomic interval of Archangium lipolyticum:
- a CDS encoding cation:proton antiporter domain-containing protein, which yields MQAPELLQELVVVFGVAVVVVLALSRLRLPTLAGLIAAGALIGPSGLGWVHDTWRLEALAEIGVGLLLFGIGLEFSLERLRRLWKVLTLGGGLQVALTLLAVVALAMALGFPARKGVFLGFLVALSSTAIVLRALGERLETDAPHGRLIVGALIFQDLCVVPMMMAIPLLAGQELGVGAIAWVLAKAALLVVVTVVFGRVVVPPLLQAVAVTRRRELFLLAVLGLCAGIAWLAVLAGLSLALGAFMAGVALADSDYGYQALADMLPLRETFASLFFISIGMLFDVRVVLEHPVLVAALWVGVLMGKSVLGGVGALVMRFPPRVAVMAGVGLAQIGEFSFVLANAGLQEGLLNVEERNLFVCMSVLTMAVTPVALSFAPRLAAGVAHLRPLEVLFGAHGPHRLAHEHEELSNHFIVAGLGTAGRMVVRALRASNLPHVVIELDPHVVAEARRRGELMYYGDISSPEILERAGIHRARALVLLISDPDGTQRAVSAARRLSPDIPILVKVPRLRDIGDLHERGASDIVAGEFETALEAVTRVLHVGGVAEEVLNELLAALRHEGVPEHGPVSGPRRMLGTMGGLRRGTATTCSHLQLSREGVVPRTLGCEECLALHLRWHNLRMCLTCGHVGCCDASFGRHAAKHYEVTGHPLMRSLEPGEHWGWCYIDAIEIDPAPPRRQMEPVNLGD from the coding sequence ATGCAGGCTCCCGAGCTTCTCCAGGAACTGGTGGTGGTTTTCGGGGTGGCGGTGGTGGTGGTCCTGGCGCTCAGCCGGTTGCGCCTGCCCACGCTCGCCGGCCTCATCGCCGCGGGTGCGCTCATCGGCCCGAGTGGCCTCGGCTGGGTGCATGACACCTGGCGCCTGGAGGCGCTGGCCGAGATTGGCGTGGGCCTGCTGCTCTTCGGCATCGGGTTGGAGTTCTCGCTCGAGCGGCTGAGGCGGTTGTGGAAGGTGCTCACCCTGGGTGGGGGGCTCCAGGTGGCGCTCACCCTGCTGGCGGTGGTGGCGCTCGCCATGGCGCTGGGCTTCCCGGCCCGCAAGGGCGTCTTCCTGGGCTTCCTGGTGGCGCTGTCCAGCACGGCCATCGTGCTGCGCGCGCTCGGCGAGCGGCTGGAGACGGACGCACCCCATGGGCGGCTCATCGTGGGGGCGCTCATCTTCCAGGACCTGTGCGTGGTGCCGATGATGATGGCCATCCCGCTGCTGGCCGGGCAGGAGCTGGGCGTGGGGGCCATCGCCTGGGTGTTGGCCAAGGCGGCGCTGCTGGTGGTGGTGACGGTGGTGTTCGGCCGGGTGGTCGTGCCGCCACTGCTGCAGGCGGTGGCCGTCACGCGCCGGCGCGAGCTCTTCCTGCTGGCGGTGTTGGGGCTGTGCGCGGGCATCGCGTGGCTCGCCGTGCTGGCGGGCCTGTCCCTGGCGCTGGGAGCCTTCATGGCCGGGGTGGCGTTGGCGGACAGCGACTACGGCTACCAGGCGTTGGCGGACATGCTGCCGCTGCGCGAGACGTTCGCCAGCCTCTTCTTCATCTCCATCGGGATGCTCTTCGACGTGCGCGTCGTCCTGGAGCACCCGGTGTTGGTGGCGGCGTTGTGGGTGGGCGTGCTGATGGGCAAGTCGGTGCTGGGCGGGGTGGGAGCGCTGGTGATGCGCTTTCCGCCACGGGTGGCGGTGATGGCGGGCGTGGGGCTGGCGCAGATTGGAGAGTTCTCCTTCGTGCTGGCCAACGCGGGATTGCAAGAGGGGCTGCTGAACGTGGAGGAGCGCAACCTCTTCGTGTGCATGAGCGTCCTCACCATGGCGGTGACACCGGTGGCGCTGAGCTTCGCGCCGAGGCTGGCGGCGGGCGTGGCGCACCTGCGGCCGTTGGAGGTGTTGTTCGGCGCGCACGGGCCGCACCGGCTGGCGCACGAGCACGAGGAGCTGTCCAACCACTTCATCGTGGCGGGGCTGGGGACGGCCGGGCGCATGGTGGTGAGGGCCCTGCGCGCCAGCAACCTGCCGCACGTGGTCATCGAGTTGGATCCGCACGTGGTGGCCGAGGCGCGGCGGCGCGGCGAGCTCATGTACTACGGGGACATCTCCAGCCCGGAGATATTGGAGCGCGCGGGAATCCACCGGGCGCGGGCGCTGGTGCTGCTCATCTCCGACCCGGACGGGACGCAGCGGGCGGTATCGGCCGCGCGGCGGCTGTCACCGGACATCCCCATCCTGGTGAAGGTGCCGAGGCTGCGGGACATCGGGGATCTGCACGAGCGGGGCGCGAGCGACATCGTGGCCGGCGAGTTCGAGACGGCGCTGGAGGCGGTGACGCGGGTGTTGCACGTAGGAGGCGTGGCGGAGGAGGTGCTGAACGAGCTGCTGGCCGCGCTGCGCCACGAGGGCGTGCCCGAGCACGGCCCCGTCTCCGGACCCCGGCGCATGCTGGGGACGATGGGCGGGCTGCGGCGAGGCACGGCCACCACGTGCTCGCACCTGCAACTGTCGCGGGAGGGCGTGGTGCCGAGGACCTTGGGTTGCGAGGAGTGCCTGGCGCTGCACCTGCGCTGGCACAACCTGCGGATGTGTCTGACGTGTGGCCATGTGGGCTGCTGCGACGCCTCCTTCGGCCGGCACGCCGCGAAGCACTACGAGGTGACCGGGCACCCGCTGATGCGCTCCCTGGAGCCGGGCGAGCACTGGGGGTGGTGCTACATCGACGCCATCGAGATCGATCCGGCGCCGCCTCGACGGCAGATGGAGCCCGTGAATCTGGGTGATTGA